One segment of Meriones unguiculatus strain TT.TT164.6M chromosome 3, Bangor_MerUng_6.1, whole genome shotgun sequence DNA contains the following:
- the LOC110543493 gene encoding cationic trypsin-3 produces the protein MKTLIFLAFLGAAVALPLDDDDDKIVGGYTCQKNSLPYQVSLNSGYHFCGGSLLNSQWVVSAAHCYKSRIQVRLGEHNIDVLEGGEQFIDAAKIIRHPKYNQNTYDNDIMLIKLKSPATLNSRVSTVSLPRSCPTAGTKCLVSGWGNTLSSGTKYPSLLQCLDAPVLSDSSCKSSYPSKITSNMFCLGFLEGGKDSCQGDSGGPVVCNGQLQGVVSWGYGCALKGKPGVYTKVCNYVSWIQQTIAAN, from the exons ATGAAGACCTTAATCTTCCTTGCTTTCCTTGGAGCTGCTG TTGCTCTCCCTCTGGATGACGATGATGACAAGATTGTTGGAGGCTACACCTGTCAGAAGAATTCCCTCCCCTACCAGGTGTCCCTGAATTCTGGCTACCACTTCTGTGGAGGCTCCCTCCTCAATTCCCAGTGGGTTGTCTCAGCAGCCCACTGCTACAAATC CCGAATTCAGGTGCGCCTGGGAGAACACAACATTGATGTCCTTGAGGGTGGTGAGCAATTCATCGATGCTGCTAAAATCATCCGCCACCCCAAGTATAACCAAAACACCTATGATAACGACATCATGCTGATCAAGTTGAAGTCACCTGCCACCCTCAACTCCCGAGTGTCCACCGTCTCTCTGCCAAGATCTTGTCCAACAGCTGGCACTAAGTGCCTTGTGTCTGGCTGGGGCAACACCCTGAGCAGTGGCA CCAAATACCCTTCCCTTCTTCAGTGTCTtgatgctcctgtcctctctgacaGTTCTTGCAAAAGTTCCTACCCAAGCAAGATCACTAGCAACATGTTCTGTTTGGGCTTCCTGGAGGGTGGAAAGGACTCATGCCAG ggtGACTCTGGTGGCCCTGTAGTCTGCAATGGGCAACTCCAGGGTGTTGTTTCCTGGGGATATGGCTGTGCTCTGAAGGGAAAACCTGGTGTCTACACCAAGGTGTGCAACTATGTGAGCTGGATTCAGCAGACTATTGCTGCAAACTAA